The Megasphaera stantonii genome includes a window with the following:
- the nhaC gene encoding Na+/H+ antiporter NhaC has protein sequence MSTYRNMTVGLALIPIITLIISLVIALNFLGAGPHIPLVFSTAIACLVALKAGYKWDDIEKFMLETMSDGLQALVILLIVGILIGTWIISGVVPTMIYYGLLIISPTVFLAMSYVLTSIVAFATGSSWSTAGTVGIALVGIGQAMNIPLEMVAGTVVAGAYFGDKMSPLSDTTNLGAAISGAQLFEHIKHVVYPLVPSFIITLVLYAVLGFQYGGASIDNEGIDAILNGLSRIFVINPIMLIPPLVVIVSVIKKMPAIPGLFISAFIAALLAMGIQGASLSDVISVAFSGYESHSGSEVIDSLLSRGGMVSMGSIIALVLVAMGFGGIIQKSGMLPLLLDKVLTIAKGVGGLICATVLTGVIAEMLMGSQYLSVIVTGSMYKDRYAEKGLAPKNLSRCVVNSGCTVSPLVPWSNCGAFMAATLGVATLSYAPFAFSCYLTPIISIIIGFIGFTIERIPPAQPET, from the coding sequence ATGTCAACGTATCGAAATATGACTGTCGGCCTGGCCCTCATTCCCATCATTACGCTGATTATCAGCTTAGTCATCGCCCTGAATTTTCTGGGCGCAGGCCCCCATATCCCCCTGGTCTTTTCGACGGCCATTGCCTGTCTCGTAGCCTTAAAGGCTGGGTACAAATGGGACGATATTGAAAAATTTATGCTCGAAACCATGTCCGACGGCCTGCAGGCTTTGGTCATCCTGCTCATCGTCGGGATCTTGATCGGTACCTGGATTATATCGGGCGTCGTGCCGACGATGATCTACTACGGCCTGCTCATCATTTCGCCTACGGTATTTCTGGCTATGTCCTACGTCCTCACGTCTATCGTAGCCTTTGCCACGGGGAGCTCGTGGAGCACTGCCGGTACCGTCGGCATTGCCCTGGTCGGTATCGGTCAGGCCATGAATATCCCCTTGGAAATGGTCGCCGGGACCGTCGTCGCCGGAGCCTATTTCGGCGATAAGATGTCGCCCCTGTCCGATACGACCAACCTCGGCGCGGCTATCAGCGGGGCCCAGCTCTTCGAGCACATCAAGCACGTCGTCTATCCCCTCGTGCCCAGCTTTATCATCACCTTGGTCCTCTATGCCGTCCTGGGCTTTCAATACGGCGGCGCAAGCATTGACAACGAAGGCATCGACGCAATTTTGAACGGATTATCCCGTATCTTCGTCATCAATCCCATCATGCTCATTCCGCCTCTCGTCGTCATCGTGTCGGTCATCAAGAAAATGCCGGCTATTCCCGGCCTGTTCATCAGCGCCTTTATTGCGGCCCTGCTGGCTATGGGCATACAAGGCGCCAGCCTGTCCGACGTCATCAGCGTGGCTTTTTCCGGCTACGAATCCCACTCCGGCTCGGAAGTCATCGACAGCCTGCTGAGCCGCGGCGGCATGGTCAGCATGGGCTCTATCATCGCCCTGGTCCTCGTAGCCATGGGCTTCGGCGGCATCATCCAGAAGTCGGGTATGCTGCCCCTGCTGCTGGATAAGGTTCTGACCATCGCCAAGGGCGTAGGCGGACTCATTTGCGCGACCGTGCTGACCGGCGTCATCGCCGAAATGCTTATGGGAAGTCAGTATCTGTCGGTCATCGTGACGGGCAGCATGTATAAGGATCGCTACGCCGAAAAGGGCCTAGCTCCGAAGAATCTGTCCCGCTGCGTCGTCAATTCCGGCTGCACCGTCAGCCCCCTCGTGCCGTGGAGTAACTGCGGCGCCTTCATGGCGGCTACGCTGGGCGTCGCGACCTTGTCCTATGCGCCCTTTGCCTTCTCGTGCTATTTGACGCCTATTATCTCCATTATTATCGGCTTCATCGGCTTTACGATCGAACGCATCCCGCCGGCGCAGCCTGAGACCTAG